CTATCTTCTATTTGTTATAAATGTGTTAATAAAATCCCAATGTTTGTGTTGAAGATCCCATGCTTTTGAATTGAACCTTGACTTTTGAGCAGcattatattttcttggttaATGATAGCTGTTCACCCTGTGCTCCAAATAGTGAAAAAAAATTGATACAGCTAGATTTCTCTTTTGGGACTATACATGCAGCTGGCACTGTAGCAAATATATTTGACTAAGAAACCAGTAAGGTTCACCTGGTTTAATTGGACAAGAATAGGCTCTTTAACTTGTGCTCAAGCTGCTTCCTGGCATCATTCATTTCATTCAATGATGCACTTGTAAGTTCTCTCCTGTATTTTTTTTACAGGTTATTGGAATTGACTTGCTGTCGCAATCACTTCTACCAGCCATTGTAGAGCTCGCTGAAGATAGGCACTGGAGAGTTCGGCTTGCCATAATTGAGTACATACCTTTGTTGGCCAGCCAGTTAGGTGTTGGTTTTTTTTATGACAAGCTGGGGGCACTTTGCATGCAGTGGTTGGAAGATAAGGTGCATAAATAATTTCACCAACCATTATTATACAAGTTCCATTAATGCTGAAACCATGCATACAATTTCTAATGATGGTCTTTTTAGTCTATATAAGTTGAATTCTTGATTGATTCTATGTAATGTAATAGTGACTCAAAATACTAAACATTTGGCTTTTCAGGTTTTCTCAATCAGAGATGCTGCTGCCAACAATTTAAAGCGGTTGGCAGAGGAATTTGGCCCTGAGTGGGCGATGCAGCATATAATTCCTCAGGTTAGCCTTAATACTGTTAAAAATGTAATAGCATTTATTATGTTAAATTGCTTATTTTATTCTTAAGCTTAAAACCTTGACTTGAGCGAAGACATGAGTCCTTTGGTTACTAACCTACTATTCAGCTTATATGCACAAAACCCATGCACATCATCTCTTATGCGAGGGCGACAGAGGAGTCTCCTTTGTGCCCCTTCCCATTCTTTTGTGTGAATAAAGAAATCTAGGAAAGTAGTGTTACAGAAGTGCTAGGCACACACTAGATGGGTGGCACCTATCATGTATTGTCTAGCACCTAAGTTGGTCGCTTAGATGGGCGGCGCTACATGGTTGTTTGGCACCTGGTGCCTAGGGTGAGCTAGGTTTAGCACCTAAGTTGGTCGCTTAGATGGGGACGTGACAATATTTCAATGCCTCTTAGTTTCAGAGTCTATGCTGATACAATGCATAGACCAAGTTGTTATGACATCAGATTGGACCTTGTATACCCCCAAATAGGAGGATACAGCACCAACATTTCTTTTTGCATTAAAGCAGGGTAAAGAGGGTATTGGAATAAATTTTACTTATGCTTAATTAATTATATCAACAGATAGATTGAAAAGCTTTATATTGTCTAATCTCTTTTGTATTCTAGGTTTTGGAGAAGATAAACAACCCACATTATCTGTATCGGATGACCACTTTACAAGCTATTTCTTTGCTAGCTCCTGTCATGGGTCCTGATATCACATGCCAACAGTTGCTCCCTGTTGTCATTGCTTCTTCAAAGGACAGGTGAGTCCAAAATAACACATGTTGAGGCATACTCTCCGCAAGGTCTCACTGATATCATCTTTAATTGCAGGGTTCCGAACATGAAATTCAATGTTGCTAAAGTCCTGCAATCACTTGTACCAATCCTTGATCAATCTGTAAGTTGTAGTCATCAAACTCTGTTGTTGTGATCCTATTTTTATCAATATTTGACTTTTCACCTACCCCATTGAATGTGTATTTGCAGGTTGTGGAGAATGCGGTGAAAGCATGCCTAGTTGAGCTCAGTGAGGACCCAGATGTAGATGTAAGATACTACGCACACCAGGCCCTTCGGGCGTGTGACCAAATGGTGATATCTAGCTGACTAGCCTGTCCAGAAATTAGCAAATGAGATACCCATTggtcttttttttgaatattttaAAGTGTTCTGTAGTCTTATAATTTATTCTACCACCAATGACTTTGATGCAACTTTTTATTAATTATGTGTTTTTTATTTAGGTTTAGTTTAGTTTTTGGATTTAATTAACCTTGGGGAAGTAGGTGGACACATGATATTTGTGTGATTGACCTGTGAATGTCTTGTGCTGTCACTTGGTAGGTCACTACGTGTAAGCACATTGTTTTATAGTCTGCTTTGCTTAGTTTGGTTGTGTGCGGAAACTGTATTTGTTGGTCTTTCTGACATGAAAACAATGTTCGTTGCTTGCGAATTTGTTTTACGTGATCCAAGTGCTAGAGCTAATAAAAGTGTTCGGTAAATTGTATTTAAGTATGCTTTGATAGCTTTATTGTGGCCGCTAAAAAattgttgcttaaatgcttggATGATAAGCTAAAGTGGCTAagggagaagtccatgaaggcattCATGGTACGCATCAATCCGCTTTGAAAATAAAGTGGTTATTGCCGCGAGTCAGATTTTATTGGCCCGCCATGATTGCCGATTATTTCTGATACTAAACGAGTGTTTGTTAAAAAAAAAAGGGTTGTAAAGAGTTCCAATGATTTAACTATTTCAGTTTGTGCTTGCTGCAATGTTGCATCCTATCATCAAATTGTGACCGTTCTGAGGACCCTGAGGATGAGGTCCGTACAAAGTTATCAAGGTTGTGTTTGGAAATTCTTATTTGCTAGACTTGCATGGTCCCTGTTCGCTTAAATTTATCAGCTTGACTTATTAGTCATGGTAAAGTGTTTttgtctcacaacaaattagcgaacagtatttttcagcctggtttttcagcgaagcgaacaaatTGTCTCTCAAGATTAATTAACGGAAGGTATTTGAAGAAATTTTCCTAACCGTTTGGCAAGAGTGATGTCTAAACGATGGCTGATGTACACATATTGCCATTAGAATAAATTGTCGATGCATGCATTGTTCGTAGAATAAAAATAGCGGATGGCTTATATCATTGCCATTGATGCTATTATGTTTTTAGATTCGAGTAATCTCACCTAAAAACAGGGGTTTATGTTAACAATCATTTTGGGTCAGGCAGTAAAACCGGCTAAGCCGGGCCTTAGGGTCGGCTAGGTCATTTAGGGTccatttggttgggcttttgaggCTATTTCTGCTtttcaaaagccaaaagcccaatcgAAGGGGGTGTTTTTGGAGGCTGTTTTTTCAAAAGCAACGGCTATTTTCATAGTACATTTTTTAAAGCACATTAGACCCTGCTTTTAGCTTTCTATTTTTCAAAATAGGTAGAATAAAGAACTTTCATAGTTGTGTCAAGAAAGATAAAATGGGATATATAATTTTTACTTGTTCAA
The nucleotide sequence above comes from Miscanthus floridulus cultivar M001 chromosome 18, ASM1932011v1, whole genome shotgun sequence. Encoded proteins:
- the LOC136520635 gene encoding serine/threonine-protein phosphatase 2A 65 kDa regulatory subunit A gamma isoform-like isoform X2 → MPRRHAYDQDSVRLLAVEGCAALGKLLEPQDCAAHILPVIVNFSQDKSWRVRYMVANQLYELCEAVGTEPTRGDLVSAYVRLLCDNEAEVRIAAAGKVTKFCKILSPQIAIEHILPCVKEKSTDSSQHVRSALASVIMGMAPILGKDATIEQLLPIFLSLLKDEFPDVRLNIISKLDQVNQVIGIDLLSQSLLPAIVELAEDRHWRVRLAIIEYIPLLASQLGVGFFYDKLGALCMQWLEDKVFSIRDAAANNLKRLAEEFGPEWAMQHIIPQVLEKINNPHYLYRMTTLQAISLLAPVMGPDITCQQLLPVVIASSKDRVPNMKFNVAKVLQSLVPILDQSVVENAVKACLVELSEDPDVDVRYYAHQALRACDQMVISS